The proteins below come from a single Mus musculus strain C57BL/6J chromosome 5, GRCm38.p6 C57BL/6J genomic window:
- the Ppm1g gene encoding protein phosphatase 1G encodes MGAYLSQPNTVKCSGDGVGAPRLPLPYGFSAMQGWRVSMEDAHNCIPELDNETAMFSVYDGHGGEEVALYCAKYLPDIIKDQKAYKEGKLQKALQDAFLAIDAKLTTEEVIKELAQIAGRPTEDEDDKDKVADEDDVDNEEAALLHEEATMTIEELLTRYGQNCQKVPPHTKSGIGTGDEPGPQGLNGEAGPEDPSRETPSQENGPTAKGHTGFSSNSEHGTEAGQISEPGTATGEAGPSCSSASDKLPRVAKSKFFEDSEDESDEVEEEEDDSEECSEDEDGYSSEEAENEEDEDDTEEAEEDDDEEMMVPGMEGKEEPGSDSGTTAVVALIRGKQLIVANAGDSRCVVSEAGKALDMSYDHKPEDEVELARIKNAGGKVTMDGRVNGGLNLSRAIGDHFYKRNKNLPPQEQMISALPDIKVLTLTDDHEFMVIACDGIWNVMSSQEVVDFIQSKISQRDENGELRLLSSIVEELLDQCLAPDTSGDGTGCDNMTCIIICFKPRNTVELQAESGKRKLEEALSTEGAEDTGNSDKKKAKRD; translated from the exons GATGCTCACAACTGTATTCCTGAGCTGGACAATGAGACAGCCATGTTTTCTGTCTACGATGGACATGGAG GGGAAGAGGTTGCCTTGTACTGTGCCAAATATCTTCCTGATATTATCAAAGATCAGAAGGCCTACAAGGAAGGCAAGCTTCAGAAG GCTTTACAAGATGCCTTCTTGGCTATTGATGCCAAGCTGACCACAGAGGAAGTCATTAAGGAACTGGCCCAGATTGCAGGGAGACCCACTGAAGATGAGGATGATAAAGACAAAGTAGCAGATGAGgatgatg TGGACAATGAGGAGGCTGCATTGTTGCATGAAGAGGCTACCATGACTATTGAAGAGCTGCTGACGCGATATGGGCAGAACTGTCAGAAGGTCCCTCCCCACACCAAATCTGGAATTGGGACAGGCGATGAACCAGGGCCCCAGGGCCTCAATGGGGAGGCTGGACCTGAGGACCCATCTAGGGAAACTCCTTCCCAGGAAAATGGCCCCACAGCCAAAGGCCACACAGGCTTTTCCTCCAACTCGGAACATGGGACTGAGGCAGGCCAAATTAGTGAGCCCGGTACTGCTACCGGTGAGGCTGGACCTTCCTGCTCTTCAGCCTCTGACAAGCTGCCTCGAGTTGCTAAGTCCAAGTTCTTTGAGGACAGTGAAGATGAATCAGatgaggtggaggaagaggaggatgacagTGAG GAATGTAGTGAGGACGAGGACGGCTACAGCAGTGAGGAGGCAGAGAACGAGGAAGACGAGGATGACAcggaggaggctgaagaggatgATGATGAAGAGATGATGGTCCCTGGAATGGAAGGCAAAGAAGag CCTGGTTCTGACAGTGGCACAACAGCGGTGGTGGCTCTGATCAGAGGGAAGCAGTTGATTGTGGCCAATGCAGGAGACTCTCGCTGTGTGGTGTCCGAGGCTGGCAAAGCTTTAGATATGTCCTATGACCACAAACCAGAGGATGAAGTGGAGCTGGCACGCATCAAGAATGCTGGTGGCAAGGTCACCATGGATGGACGAGTCAATGGAGGCCTCAACCTCTCCAGGGCCATTG GAGACCACTTCTACAAGAGAAACAAAAACTTGCCACCCCAGGAACAGATGATTTCTGCCCTTCCTGACATCAAGGTGCTGACTCTCACTGATGACCATGAATTCATGGTCATTGCTTGTGACGGCATCTG GAATGTGATGAGCAGCCAGGAGGTTGTAGACTTTATTCAATCAAAGATCAGTCAACGTGATGAAAACGGGGAGCTTCGGTTATTGTCATCCATTGTGGAAGAG CTGCTGGATCAGTGCCTGGCGCCAGACACTTCTGGGGATGGTACAGGGTGTGACAACATGACGTGCATCATCATTTGCTTCAAGCCCCGAAACACAGTAGAGCTTCAGGCAGAGAGTGGCAAGAGGAAACTGGAGGAGGCACTGTCCACGGAGGGGGCTGAAGACACCGGCAACAGTGACAAAAAGAAGGCCAAGAGGGACTAG